In Rhodopirellula islandica, the following proteins share a genomic window:
- a CDS encoding ABC transporter permease, translated as MSHPSSRPSQPTRESGREMAWTIFAVIAVAAMGIAVWHLIVVAFDLPKLLLPTPWQVAEAGWQHRVVLLKSGGTTLWTATVSLVVAVIVGSGVSVLFSQSRLLRRALFPYVVFLQTVPIVAIAPLLVIWSGYEFRTAVIATVIICLFPIVNNVTTGLTSVRPEHDDLLRMYGATRWQKLCRVQLPTAIPFLVLGARVSSGLAVIGAIVAEFFVSNGADYEGLGAVMTGWQARTMTDALMAALAVSTLLGLILFGGVNLLSRLFLKRYLLVK; from the coding sequence ATGAGCCATCCATCTTCGCGGCCTTCGCAGCCGACACGCGAGAGTGGTCGGGAGATGGCCTGGACCATTTTCGCGGTGATCGCGGTCGCCGCGATGGGCATCGCGGTCTGGCATCTCATCGTGGTGGCGTTCGATTTGCCAAAGCTTCTCCTTCCCACTCCTTGGCAAGTCGCCGAAGCCGGGTGGCAGCACCGGGTCGTGTTGTTGAAGTCCGGTGGGACGACGTTGTGGACGGCGACCGTCAGTTTGGTCGTTGCCGTGATCGTGGGGAGCGGCGTGTCGGTGTTGTTCAGCCAGTCACGATTGCTGCGGCGGGCGTTGTTTCCTTATGTGGTGTTTCTGCAAACGGTGCCCATCGTCGCGATCGCGCCCTTGTTGGTGATCTGGTCAGGATATGAATTTCGGACGGCCGTCATCGCGACCGTGATCATTTGCCTGTTTCCGATCGTCAACAACGTGACCACCGGGCTGACTTCGGTTCGCCCGGAACATGACGACTTACTTCGAATGTACGGGGCCACACGTTGGCAGAAGCTGTGCCGTGTGCAGTTGCCCACCGCGATTCCGTTTCTGGTGCTCGGTGCCCGTGTGAGCAGCGGGTTGGCGGTGATTGGTGCCATCGTCGCGGAGTTTTTCGTCAGCAACGGTGCGGACTACGAAGGGCTGGGTGCCGTGATGACGGGCTGGCAAGCTCGTACAATGACGGATGCTTTGATGGCTGCATTGGCGGTCTCGACGCTGCTGGGTTTGATTCTTTTTGGCGGAGTGAATCTACTGAGCCGACTGTTCCTGAAACGATACCTCCTTGTGAAATGA
- a CDS encoding amino acid adenylation domain-containing protein, with protein sequence MISNSATPSPEPTQTLPAFIDLFWRQCEATPDRVAVIHEETSWTYRDLLDQSCYIAQALVREGVLPGDRVGMCLDRTPIAIASMLGIHLAGAAFVPLDPDYPADRLRYMLEDARINILIGHGQYRGLFENPKHTDHESTDFASNLNWIEASDLIQDQSATFSVARENHPALQGDQLAYVMYTSGSTGNPKGVLINHTALTTYCQADRDVYRLHPDDRTLQFSTLTFDIAIEEIFPPLLCGSCVVIRPLEHADSINELSHLIETQGITAVHLATAYWHQWVDLMLATGSRVPSSLRLMVVTGEKVSVDHFHRWQTICDHDVLWCNAYGPTEATVTATVFFPAANFSDDNMPIGKPLPGYSALILDADLNEVPVGETGQLFLGGTALADGYLNQPELTAAAFIDRENADGEVQRWYRTGDISRWLEDGNIDFGGRVDHQIKLGSYRIEPGEIEAALTSIADVREAMVAAETVDGQTTLLAHIGLGPNTLSSECTGSTSKQNLSATASRLAQQLREKLPPYMVPTRYVFAEVFPKTINGKIDRTELPNSDHAVVARDEHVVEPQTELQQQLCDIWSSVLQIPQLGIADDFFLLGGSSLLVTQVVARLKDQLGLELPVRDFFANPTIELMSRHIEAMLGKQQVLSSETTAVVQSQRERLPEMEAFFLPSGSHDLFAVHYAPPKQQARKNRGLVLCHAYGHEYARSYRNLQQLAVHLAQQGLDVLRFDYAGTGNSHGNALEATPHVMMKNIRDASRWMRQRHDVNSISLIGIRLGATLAACSGTTNVEQLLLWDPVTSGDEFLQHLDRLHSMTLSNGTRFSKPRPPSSIDQAYGARLNHVVRQQLSQLKWNPNDLPSDSATTLLCSRDYQANQPIDLPPDSDVTIVELDDEIGWDRPEWTESAFSSPGAIQQITRLLQNKSNIHHAIEVKS encoded by the coding sequence GTGATCTCAAATTCAGCGACTCCTTCACCAGAGCCCACCCAGACGCTCCCCGCTTTCATTGATCTCTTTTGGCGACAATGCGAAGCCACACCGGATCGGGTCGCGGTGATCCATGAAGAGACATCGTGGACTTATCGAGATCTGCTTGATCAATCGTGTTACATCGCTCAGGCACTGGTGCGAGAAGGGGTGCTTCCTGGTGACCGCGTGGGCATGTGCCTGGACCGCACTCCGATCGCGATTGCCTCCATGCTGGGAATTCACTTGGCCGGCGCGGCGTTCGTGCCTCTGGATCCCGATTATCCCGCGGATCGATTGCGTTACATGCTCGAAGACGCCCGGATCAACATCTTGATCGGGCACGGCCAATACCGAGGGCTGTTCGAAAACCCAAAGCACACCGACCACGAATCCACTGACTTCGCTTCCAATCTCAACTGGATCGAAGCATCTGATTTGATTCAGGACCAATCCGCGACGTTCTCCGTGGCACGTGAAAACCATCCCGCACTGCAGGGCGATCAGCTTGCCTACGTGATGTACACCTCCGGGTCGACCGGAAACCCCAAAGGGGTGCTGATCAATCACACCGCCCTGACGACATACTGCCAAGCGGACCGGGACGTCTACCGATTGCATCCCGACGACCGGACGTTGCAATTTTCAACGCTGACCTTTGACATCGCCATCGAAGAGATCTTCCCACCGTTGTTGTGCGGAAGTTGTGTGGTCATCCGTCCGTTGGAACACGCCGATTCGATCAATGAACTGTCTCATTTGATCGAGACCCAAGGCATCACCGCCGTCCACCTGGCAACAGCCTACTGGCATCAGTGGGTGGACCTGATGTTGGCCACCGGATCGCGAGTGCCATCGAGCCTCCGCCTGATGGTTGTGACAGGAGAAAAGGTGAGCGTGGACCACTTCCATCGCTGGCAAACCATTTGCGACCACGACGTGCTGTGGTGCAACGCGTATGGCCCGACCGAAGCCACCGTCACTGCAACCGTTTTCTTCCCAGCAGCAAACTTCTCGGACGACAACATGCCAATCGGCAAACCGTTGCCCGGTTACTCCGCTCTGATCCTGGATGCTGATTTGAATGAAGTCCCGGTTGGCGAAACCGGACAATTGTTTCTCGGCGGAACGGCCCTCGCGGACGGTTACCTGAATCAACCCGAATTGACCGCGGCCGCTTTCATCGACCGCGAGAATGCTGATGGCGAAGTGCAGCGTTGGTACCGAACGGGAGACATTTCGCGTTGGCTGGAGGATGGCAACATCGATTTCGGCGGTCGAGTCGACCACCAAATCAAACTGGGATCGTACCGCATCGAACCGGGGGAAATCGAAGCTGCACTGACGTCGATCGCGGATGTTCGCGAAGCGATGGTGGCAGCAGAAACAGTGGACGGCCAAACCACACTGCTCGCGCACATCGGGCTCGGTCCGAACACGCTCTCCAGTGAGTGCACCGGCTCAACGTCCAAGCAGAATCTGTCGGCAACCGCTTCCCGACTCGCCCAGCAACTTCGCGAAAAACTGCCGCCTTACATGGTGCCGACTCGGTATGTGTTTGCGGAAGTCTTTCCCAAAACGATCAACGGCAAGATCGATCGAACCGAATTACCGAACAGCGATCACGCGGTGGTGGCTCGCGACGAGCATGTCGTTGAACCTCAAACCGAATTGCAACAACAGCTTTGCGACATCTGGAGTTCCGTGCTCCAGATCCCTCAACTTGGCATCGCGGACGACTTCTTCTTGCTCGGCGGCAGTTCATTGTTGGTCACACAGGTGGTGGCTCGGCTAAAAGACCAACTGGGCCTGGAACTTCCCGTTCGCGATTTCTTTGCGAACCCAACCATTGAACTGATGTCGCGTCACATCGAAGCGATGCTGGGCAAACAACAGGTTCTCTCGTCCGAGACCACGGCGGTCGTTCAATCCCAGCGGGAACGTCTGCCGGAAATGGAGGCGTTCTTTTTGCCCAGCGGTTCTCACGATCTGTTTGCCGTTCACTACGCTCCGCCCAAGCAACAGGCTCGCAAAAACCGAGGGTTGGTTCTGTGCCACGCGTATGGCCATGAATACGCGCGCAGCTACCGCAACCTGCAACAACTCGCCGTGCACTTGGCGCAACAAGGATTGGATGTCCTGCGATTCGATTACGCCGGAACCGGCAACTCGCATGGCAACGCGTTGGAAGCCACGCCGCATGTGATGATGAAAAACATTCGGGACGCTTCGCGTTGGATGCGTCAGCGACACGACGTCAATTCGATTTCGTTGATCGGGATTCGCTTGGGAGCGACGCTGGCCGCCTGCTCAGGAACGACCAACGTGGAGCAATTGTTGCTATGGGATCCGGTCACCAGCGGAGACGAGTTTCTTCAACACCTCGATCGTTTGCACTCGATGACGCTGTCCAATGGCACCCGGTTTTCGAAACCACGTCCCCCCAGTTCGATCGACCAGGCCTACGGCGCGCGGCTCAACCACGTCGTCCGTCAACAGCTGAGTCAACTGAAGTGGAATCCAAATGACTTGCCAAGCGATTCAGCGACAACGTTGCTGTGCAGTCGGGATTACCAAGCGAACCAACCGATCGATCTGCCACCCGACTCGGATGTCACGATCGTTGAGTTGGACGACGAAATCGGCTGGGACCGCCCTGAATGGACCGAGTCCGCGTTCTCGTCCCCCGGAGCCATCCAGCAGATCACGCGACTCTTGCAAAACAAATCGAACATCCACCATGCCATCGAGGTGAAGTCATGA
- the ectB gene encoding diaminobutyrate--2-oxoglutarate transaminase, translating into MSQPTPVSGSATDTIERMESEVRGYSRLFPHVFQSASGSTLTTANGQQLIDFFCGAGSLNYGHNPAAAKQALLEYISQDGIQHSLDMMTEAKTRFLETFERTILQPRSMNYKIQFTGPTGTNAVEAALKLAKQHRKRSHIVTFTNAYHGHSLGSLAVTGNQYYHSEHYGSHNNVSFLPYDGYLDDFDTTILLEKMLSDTSSGMPLPAAIVLETIQGEGGIHVASDAWLQRVQSLCRQHDVLLIVDDIQVGNGRSGDFFSFEKAGLNPDMVCLSKSIGGGLPLSLLLIRPECDVWQPGQHTGTFRGNNLAFVAANAVLNHWNDASFVNGIWDRSKTLRESLSSIVQEHSHENWELRGRGMIWGLDVRDGRRARKVIDRAFQNGLMLESSGSDDEVLKFMPALNIPDHQLHQGLQLFRESLNAVMCKSKNSTSLNVPWPQNLTTSPVSSMVIS; encoded by the coding sequence TTGAGTCAGCCAACGCCCGTTTCAGGTTCTGCAACCGACACCATTGAGCGGATGGAATCGGAGGTCCGTGGCTACAGTCGCCTCTTCCCTCATGTCTTTCAAAGTGCGAGCGGTTCCACTCTGACCACTGCGAACGGTCAGCAACTGATCGATTTTTTCTGCGGTGCAGGATCGCTGAATTACGGACACAATCCTGCCGCGGCCAAACAAGCGTTGCTGGAGTACATCTCCCAAGACGGGATCCAGCACTCGTTGGATATGATGACCGAAGCCAAAACACGGTTCCTGGAGACGTTCGAACGAACGATCCTGCAACCGCGATCGATGAACTACAAAATTCAGTTCACCGGGCCTACCGGAACCAACGCCGTCGAAGCGGCTCTCAAGCTGGCCAAGCAACATCGCAAGCGATCGCACATCGTCACGTTCACCAACGCTTACCACGGGCACTCCCTGGGTTCGCTTGCCGTGACCGGCAATCAGTACTACCACAGCGAGCACTACGGATCGCACAACAACGTCAGCTTCCTTCCGTACGATGGGTACCTCGACGACTTCGACACGACCATCCTGCTTGAAAAGATGCTGTCGGATACCAGCAGCGGCATGCCACTGCCAGCAGCAATCGTTCTGGAGACCATCCAAGGGGAAGGCGGCATTCACGTGGCCAGTGACGCCTGGCTGCAACGGGTTCAATCGCTGTGCCGCCAACACGATGTGCTGTTGATCGTGGATGACATCCAAGTGGGCAATGGTCGATCAGGCGACTTCTTCAGCTTTGAAAAAGCGGGCCTGAACCCCGACATGGTTTGTCTGTCCAAATCCATCGGCGGCGGATTGCCATTGTCGCTGCTGTTGATTCGACCTGAGTGCGATGTCTGGCAACCGGGCCAGCACACCGGCACGTTCCGAGGAAACAACCTCGCCTTTGTAGCCGCCAACGCAGTGCTGAACCATTGGAACGACGCTTCGTTCGTGAACGGAATTTGGGACCGTAGCAAAACACTGCGTGAATCCCTCTCGTCGATCGTGCAGGAACACTCCCATGAAAACTGGGAGCTTCGAGGCCGTGGCATGATCTGGGGACTCGATGTGCGTGACGGCAGACGGGCTCGCAAAGTCATCGACCGTGCGTTCCAAAATGGATTGATGCTCGAATCATCCGGCAGCGACGACGAAGTCTTGAAATTCATGCCGGCCTTGAACATCCCCGATCACCAACTCCATCAAGGCCTGCAGCTGTTTCGTGAAAGCCTGAACGCGGTGATGTGCAAGTCAAAAAATTCGACATCGCTCAACGTTCCCTGGCCACAGAACCTCACGACCTCGCCCGTTTCTTCGATGGTGATCTCGTGA
- a CDS encoding alpha/beta fold hydrolase, with protein MSHPTMPSVPFAASAVTAPIVTPHEVVKKDKTVDRPTSEQAVVFGSHQHLVGVFHPTSRPVAQKTAAIFITPGMLHSAGPFRLHVDLASTLGSRGVASLRFDLSGIGESLPVGAAGRSLDRASAEISQAIDWLQEQHSIQQVILFGLCSGADDSLHAAQQDPRVCGIVAMDACGYPTARFRWNRVFQHYLPRLASIHAWERLTRRVLNKTRLTRWLLRVFPKSTAPEYSTMPMGTDLREYPSREIAKQEFQRLVDQGCRLHLIYTGGVSDTYNYAEQFFDMLRGVRWKNLATVDHFPQMDHVAILCEDRQKIVDRVAERIVDFARPN; from the coding sequence ATGAGCCATCCCACCATGCCCAGCGTCCCGTTCGCTGCCTCAGCTGTGACTGCCCCGATTGTGACACCGCATGAGGTTGTCAAAAAAGACAAAACAGTTGATCGACCCACGAGTGAACAAGCCGTGGTGTTTGGAAGCCATCAACATTTAGTCGGTGTGTTTCACCCCACCTCTCGGCCCGTCGCCCAGAAGACCGCGGCGATTTTCATCACCCCCGGAATGCTGCACAGCGCCGGCCCCTTTCGTTTGCACGTCGACCTCGCCAGCACACTGGGCAGTCGCGGCGTCGCTTCCTTGCGGTTTGATCTCTCAGGGATCGGTGAAAGCTTGCCCGTTGGCGCAGCCGGGCGTTCGCTCGATCGAGCAAGTGCTGAGATCAGCCAAGCGATCGATTGGTTGCAAGAGCAGCACAGCATCCAGCAAGTGATCCTGTTTGGATTGTGCTCCGGGGCCGATGACTCCCTTCATGCCGCACAGCAAGACCCACGGGTGTGCGGCATCGTGGCGATGGATGCCTGCGGGTACCCGACCGCTCGTTTTCGCTGGAACCGTGTGTTCCAGCACTACCTTCCACGCTTGGCATCGATCCACGCCTGGGAACGTTTGACTCGGCGAGTGCTCAACAAAACTCGGTTGACCAGATGGCTGCTTCGAGTTTTCCCCAAGTCCACGGCACCGGAATACTCGACCATGCCAATGGGCACGGATTTGCGTGAGTATCCCTCTCGTGAAATTGCCAAGCAAGAGTTCCAGCGACTGGTGGATCAGGGTTGTCGTTTACACCTGATCTACACCGGCGGCGTTTCGGACACCTACAACTACGCGGAGCAATTCTTTGACATGCTGCGCGGCGTCCGCTGGAAAAACCTTGCCACCGTGGATCACTTCCCTCAGATGGACCATGTCGCGATTCTTTGCGAAGACCGCCAGAAGATCGTCGATCGAGTGGCCGAGCGAATTGTCGATTTCGCCCGTCCCAACTGA
- a CDS encoding ABC transporter ATP-binding protein: MKALTDKLDAGTAVVCRDATVTYPGGVCALDHINLSVRQGERLALVGPSGCGKTTLLRVIAGLQSLTDGECQRSNQGAQRSNQGAQRSNQGIQRSNERGDDRRTVATSFVFQQPALLPWANVLQNVTLPLTLGRRRDRPSAQAMQGRAVAAIEEVQLADAAARYPHQLSGGMKMRASIARALVTQPEFLLLDEPFAALDDLLRNQLGQLLLQLWRHHRFTSVLVTHNIAEAIQLSERICVMHQGRIIRELDNPLTTSEPQADLRRTNAFAEFFGEVSDTLEDAASSKSEGSRA, from the coding sequence ATGAAAGCCCTAACCGACAAGCTCGATGCTGGCACCGCAGTCGTTTGCCGCGATGCCACGGTAACCTATCCCGGCGGCGTGTGCGCCCTCGATCACATCAATCTGTCGGTCCGCCAGGGAGAAAGGCTGGCCCTCGTGGGACCCAGTGGATGCGGCAAGACCACCCTGCTTCGGGTCATCGCCGGATTGCAATCCCTGACCGATGGTGAGTGCCAGCGGAGCAATCAGGGTGCCCAGCGAAGCAATCAGGGTGCCCAGCGAAGCAATCAGGGGATCCAGCGGAGCAACGAGCGTGGCGATGATCGACGAACGGTCGCCACTTCGTTCGTGTTCCAGCAACCCGCCTTGTTGCCCTGGGCCAATGTGCTCCAAAACGTGACGCTGCCTCTCACGCTGGGAAGACGACGTGATCGACCGTCCGCCCAAGCGATGCAAGGCCGTGCTGTCGCCGCCATCGAAGAGGTGCAGTTGGCGGATGCGGCGGCACGTTACCCACACCAATTGTCGGGCGGAATGAAGATGCGAGCGTCGATCGCTCGGGCACTGGTGACACAACCTGAATTCCTGTTGCTTGATGAACCCTTTGCGGCACTGGATGACTTGCTGCGAAATCAACTCGGCCAGTTGTTGTTGCAATTGTGGCGGCACCATCGATTCACCAGCGTCTTGGTGACCCACAACATTGCCGAAGCGATCCAGCTCAGCGAACGGATCTGCGTGATGCATCAGGGACGCATCATCCGCGAACTGGACAACCCGTTGACGACGTCGGAACCGCAGGCGGATTTGAGACGCACCAATGCGTTCGCCGAATTCTTTGGCGAGGTCAGCGACACGCTGGAGGATGCTGCGTCGTCCAAGTCGGAAGGATCACGGGCATGA
- a CDS encoding ABC transporter substrate-binding protein, with translation MFMARRQHNVGVFGWLTAGCLLSIFAGGCSQRTEITSGDAADESATHVSVQLNWYPEVEHGGVYQSAVDGTYESLGLNVEIQSGGRATPVASELAMGRSQFAITNADDVVLFRAQGADVVAVMAAVQDHPRCILVRADSGVESLDDLSGMTLQRQAGRAFLAFLEQGGYLNDVRQVPYHNSIAAMVTDPKIAVQAYSVAEPLIAEQQGLEVRTLMISELGWNPYSSVLVTTGDMIRESPEVVREMVAGTVAGWKTFLETPEQANAAILQANQHGMTEEALRFGAEQMIPLAMPSGNRDEVGTMRADRWQTLVNQMVELKLVESDSVKAEDCFTTEFLAPAE, from the coding sequence ATGTTCATGGCGAGAAGACAGCACAACGTCGGTGTCTTCGGTTGGTTGACTGCCGGATGCCTGTTGTCGATCTTTGCCGGAGGGTGTTCGCAGCGAACCGAAATCACGTCGGGCGACGCCGCGGATGAATCGGCAACCCATGTTTCAGTTCAATTGAATTGGTATCCCGAAGTGGAGCACGGCGGGGTTTACCAATCGGCTGTGGATGGCACGTACGAGTCGTTGGGATTGAATGTCGAGATTCAGTCTGGCGGACGTGCCACGCCCGTGGCATCGGAACTCGCGATGGGACGCAGCCAATTCGCGATCACCAACGCAGACGATGTGGTTTTGTTTCGGGCTCAAGGAGCCGACGTGGTCGCTGTCATGGCGGCTGTTCAAGACCACCCCCGATGCATCCTGGTGCGTGCCGACAGTGGCGTCGAAAGCTTGGACGATTTGTCTGGGATGACACTCCAACGCCAGGCCGGCCGAGCGTTTCTGGCATTCCTCGAACAAGGCGGCTATCTCAACGATGTTCGTCAGGTCCCCTACCACAACAGCATCGCGGCGATGGTGACCGATCCAAAAATCGCGGTGCAGGCTTACAGTGTGGCGGAACCCTTGATCGCCGAGCAGCAAGGGTTGGAGGTCCGCACCTTGATGATCAGCGAACTGGGGTGGAACCCGTACTCGAGCGTCTTGGTGACGACCGGCGACATGATTCGTGAATCACCCGAAGTCGTTCGTGAGATGGTGGCGGGCACCGTTGCGGGTTGGAAAACCTTTCTTGAAACTCCCGAGCAAGCCAATGCGGCAATTCTTCAAGCGAATCAACATGGCATGACGGAGGAAGCCTTGCGTTTCGGCGCCGAGCAGATGATCCCGCTGGCGATGCCGTCCGGAAACCGCGACGAAGTGGGAACGATGCGTGCAGATCGCTGGCAGACGTTGGTCAACCAAATGGTGGAGTTGAAACTGGTCGAGTCGGACTCTGTCAAAGCCGAGGATTGCTTCACGACGGAATTCCTGGCACCGGCGGAGTGA
- a CDS encoding lysophospholipid acyltransferase family protein, whose product METVKSRLHLMRQRALDAIAYAMVRSIVALIQIMPLDMGDRFCRVIATILSGPLPVRKRVIQSTLSQIFPDLPEPQQKELTFAMWHHLMLMVCEVAWAQRRLHRCNWYRHVRFRGSQTMLRSMLSDRSSVYVTGHFGNFEVGGYTMGLMGVRTLAIARRLDNRFLHDWVENFRSAKGQDVVDKIGCAPIVEKHLQEGGMLSLLADQHAGEKGLWTDFCGVPASCHKALALFSLTANAPMMSVYTRRIDGKPMQFESGLLGVVDPATDSENGQSVGQMTEWYNRQLESMIDIAPEQYWWLHRRWRTPPEKVARRLEKKREKALLASAAPTKASTSQAA is encoded by the coding sequence ATGGAAACCGTGAAATCGCGACTGCATTTGATGCGTCAACGTGCTCTCGACGCAATTGCTTACGCGATGGTGCGATCGATCGTTGCGCTGATTCAAATCATGCCGCTCGACATGGGGGATCGGTTTTGCCGTGTCATCGCAACAATTCTCAGTGGCCCGCTGCCGGTTCGAAAACGCGTCATTCAGTCAACGCTGTCACAGATTTTCCCGGACTTGCCCGAACCCCAACAAAAAGAACTCACTTTCGCGATGTGGCATCACTTGATGCTGATGGTTTGCGAAGTGGCATGGGCACAGCGACGACTGCATCGCTGCAATTGGTACCGACACGTTCGCTTCCGCGGCAGCCAAACCATGTTGCGATCAATGCTGAGCGATCGATCCTCCGTTTACGTGACCGGCCACTTCGGCAACTTTGAAGTTGGCGGTTACACGATGGGTTTGATGGGCGTTCGGACATTGGCCATCGCTCGCCGATTGGACAATCGCTTCCTGCACGATTGGGTCGAGAACTTTCGCAGTGCCAAGGGCCAAGACGTGGTCGACAAAATCGGTTGTGCCCCGATTGTTGAAAAGCACCTCCAAGAAGGCGGCATGCTGTCCTTGTTGGCTGATCAGCACGCAGGAGAAAAAGGACTCTGGACCGATTTCTGTGGCGTGCCAGCCTCCTGCCACAAAGCCTTGGCCTTGTTCTCACTCACCGCCAACGCGCCGATGATGAGCGTCTACACACGCCGCATCGATGGGAAACCCATGCAGTTTGAGTCGGGGCTGCTGGGCGTCGTGGATCCTGCCACCGACTCCGAAAACGGTCAATCGGTCGGGCAGATGACCGAATGGTACAACCGGCAACTGGAGTCGATGATCGACATCGCTCCCGAGCAATACTGGTGGCTGCATCGCCGCTGGAGAACCCCGCCGGAAAAAGTGGCCCGTCGATTGGAAAAGAAACGCGAAAAAGCGTTGCTGGCATCTGCCGCCCCCACCAAGGCATCGACCTCGCAAGCCGCGTGA
- a CDS encoding MBL fold metallo-hydrolase, with translation MKTLEVHCLGTAGYHPNESRHTSCYFLPQSGVLLDAGTGIFRLPELIQTDHLDILLSHAHLDHVVGLTFLLDILYQRPVKEVRVWGQAEKLAAIQEHLFHESLFPVALPVSWNSIDEQSEWDLHGTKMSWRLQEHPGGSVAFRLEAARPDSTPSDPPAVLVYATDTLGAEDPETLQWMSGADLLMHECNFDDQNQKWAEKTGHCYLQKALQIAVQTQPQRLLLTHINPIAELQLDAEVPSLQCPIEIATDGLRVAF, from the coding sequence ATGAAGACATTGGAAGTGCATTGTTTGGGCACGGCAGGTTACCACCCCAACGAATCTCGCCACACGTCGTGCTACTTTCTGCCGCAAAGCGGCGTGCTGCTGGATGCAGGAACGGGAATCTTTCGGTTGCCGGAATTGATCCAAACCGATCACCTGGACATTCTGCTCAGCCACGCTCACCTGGATCATGTCGTGGGACTGACGTTCCTCTTGGACATTCTGTATCAACGTCCGGTGAAAGAGGTCCGCGTGTGGGGGCAAGCCGAGAAGCTGGCCGCCATTCAAGAACACCTGTTCCACGAGTCGCTTTTCCCGGTGGCTCTTCCAGTGTCCTGGAATTCGATTGACGAGCAATCGGAGTGGGACCTGCATGGCACGAAGATGTCGTGGCGACTGCAAGAGCACCCGGGTGGATCAGTGGCCTTCCGGTTGGAGGCGGCACGCCCCGACTCCACCCCCTCGGATCCGCCGGCCGTCTTGGTCTACGCGACCGACACTCTCGGCGCGGAAGACCCTGAAACGCTGCAGTGGATGTCGGGGGCCGATCTGCTGATGCACGAATGCAACTTCGACGATCAAAATCAGAAGTGGGCCGAGAAGACCGGGCACTGCTACCTTCAAAAAGCATTGCAAATCGCGGTTCAAACACAGCCACAACGTTTGCTGCTCACGCACATCAATCCAATCGCTGAGCTGCAACTGGACGCTGAAGTTCCGTCATTGCAGTGCCCGATCGAAATTGCGACGGACGGATTGCGCGTCGCGTTTTAA
- a CDS encoding SDR family NAD(P)-dependent oxidoreductase produces the protein MSAESSDSIPSTAPTRSLQGKRALISGASRGIGRGIALEMAQAGASVTINYHSNPEEAEGVVQECEALGVSAFALGADISDSDQAQTLVDTASDRMGGLDIIVSNAAYSDRHLMLESDLSEFRRTIDVSMWGAFYLVRAGAQKLVDAGNGGNIVVISSPHAHMPMPGAMAYNMAKAANDQMARTAAVELASQRIRVNIIHPGWIDTPGERKFFQEETLRAEGAKLPWGRLGQIREIGRGAVFLCDPKSEYITGSTLTIDGGIQLPWREMYRVEEARRETNAT, from the coding sequence ATGTCCGCTGAATCATCCGATTCGATCCCTTCCACTGCCCCCACGCGATCCCTGCAGGGGAAACGGGCGTTGATCTCGGGAGCTTCGCGTGGGATTGGGCGCGGAATCGCGTTGGAAATGGCTCAGGCCGGCGCTTCGGTTACGATAAATTATCATTCGAACCCCGAGGAAGCCGAAGGCGTCGTCCAAGAGTGTGAGGCTCTTGGCGTGTCCGCGTTTGCACTCGGAGCGGACATCTCCGATTCGGACCAGGCTCAAACCTTGGTCGACACGGCGAGCGATCGGATGGGGGGGCTCGACATCATCGTCAGCAACGCCGCTTACAGTGACCGGCACCTGATGTTGGAATCCGACCTGAGCGAATTTCGACGCACCATTGATGTCAGCATGTGGGGGGCGTTTTATCTCGTTCGCGCCGGGGCTCAGAAATTGGTCGACGCTGGCAACGGTGGCAACATTGTCGTGATCAGCAGCCCGCACGCTCACATGCCCATGCCTGGTGCGATGGCCTACAACATGGCCAAAGCGGCGAACGATCAAATGGCTCGCACGGCCGCGGTGGAACTCGCCTCCCAGCGAATTCGCGTGAACATCATTCACCCCGGGTGGATTGACACCCCCGGGGAACGGAAGTTCTTCCAAGAAGAAACACTCCGTGCCGAAGGGGCCAAGTTGCCCTGGGGACGCCTGGGCCAAATTCGCGAAATCGGTCGCGGTGCGGTTTTCTTGTGCGACCCCAAAAGTGAGTACATCACCGGCAGCACCTTGACGATTGACGGTGGCATCCAATTGCCATGGCGTGAGATGTACCGGGTGGAAGAGGCCCGTCGGGAAACGAACGCGACCTGA